acagactaacacggctacccagtgTGATCTACCTCATTTATAATTGTTTGCAGTTTGGTGGGTCCCATCTCAGAAGGGTACTGTAGAGGTGCAAAGAGTGTCAAAATGATCAGGTGGCTGAAGTACCTGCTTTATGAGAAACCATGAAAAGCATTCGTTGTTCTGAGTTTAGagaaaaaagatgggggggggaacatgaCAGATATTTATATTTCTCCATAGTATTAATGATTTTACTGATTTTTCATCTTCTTTCAGAATGCAGATGTGAGAGGGGGCTGGAGATTGGTGGTAGAACATTTGTTTGGGTTAGGTTCAATCtccgacatctccagctaaaaggaccggGTAGCAGGTGATAAAGACCTgagtgatgttgggctagtcacagttctcttagagctttctcagccccacctacctcacagggtgtctgttgtggggaagggaaggtgattgtaagccgttttgattcttccttaagtggtagagaaagtcggcatataaaaaccaactcttcttctgcctctgcctgagaccctgtagagccactgctagtctgagtagataatgctgactttaatggaccagtggtctgattcagtataaagcagcttcatgtgtgtgaatgcctgtttctgggcttcctcaGACATCTATCTAGCCACTGCTAGAAATATGATGCCGGACCAGATTGACCCTccgtctgattcagcatggtccTTCAACTGCAGCCTGAACTTTGCACCCCagtgtaaagaagaagagttagtttttatatgcccacttttgctaccactcactgatttgtttttttggcagtccacggaatccgtaacactctcctccaacaccacatttcaaaggaatcttattttcttcctatcagctttctccaccatccagctttcacacccatacatagtaataggaaatacgatggcatgaattaatctagtcttggtgtccagtgacacatccttacacttcaaaatcttttctagatccttcatggctgcccttcccagtctcaatctccttctgatttcttggctgcagtctcccttttggttgatggtggagccaaggaatagaaagtcttcaacaatttcaatttcctcattgtcaaccttaaagttgtgtaattctcctgtagtcattacttttgttttcttgatgttcagctgtagtcctgctttggcactttctcttttaactttcagcagaagtcgtttcaaatcttcactattttctgccaataatgtagtgtcatcagcatctcaaattattaatgttcctccctccaattttcacttcaccttcatctaaatctaatcctgtttTCCTAACTAAGGGGTTAGTTGTGATGGAAGGGTACCATTGCaagtctttttttcctttttgctttgaCGGatgtatttaattaaaaaaaatctaccaccaaaaaaattaaaaaataaatctaatcctgttttcctaattatatgttctgcatatagattgaagagatagggagataaaatacatccttgtctgacacctttgccaattggaaaccatcccgtttctccatattctgtcctgaccgtggcctcttgtccagagtacaggttgcgcatcaaaatgatcagatgtagtggcacacccatttcctttaaaaccagccatagcttttcatgaaaccagccatagcttttacTAGTTAGGAGCTGCATATGGGAACTGgagtatccatttttaaaataaataaaatccatacCTCTGACTTTACACCTGCAGTTGCAGGGGTCAAGatagctttttttgtttgttttgttaaacGACACAGTTAAAATACGGTAGCACATATTTGCAAAAGAGAgactctttttgtttgtttcacctTCAAACTATAGCTGACTGACTAAACCCAGATCTGGAATGAAATGTTTGTTACAGTTACAACAGTTTGGTTAAACTGACCGAGACGGATTTTTCTCACCTGGAGAAGCTGGAGTTGTTGATGCTGCACAGTAATCAGATACACACGATCCATGACAGGACATTCTCCGATTTACATTCATTACAGGTAAGGATGAGACAGAAATTACTACCCAATGTTGGTGCTGTTTAGAGCTGTGCTGAATTTTTACCTTCAGATTTTTGAGGCAAAGCGTGTGTTTTCATGGGGAGTGATGCAGAAATTTGCTGTGTCTGGCTCACCTGCAGCATCCCTCTCAATACCgaacaaattccaccccaccccctagcTTTAACATCCAATGATTGTAGTATAATTTATTGTAGTCCTTggccagtattacaaagttaaaacatcattaaaacaacaatagttcaatacaacagaaaaatagctacatgaacatttgagctagtcaaatgggtttaaaattctgcatcagctttaatatcgTTGCCCtgtgtcttacatatcccaagacagaatttagctacttatttggatacccagtggtttctagCAGACAACAGATATTCTAGTTTAGCCacatcagattcatcaagaaatccaACTAACACTGGCTGGAGGTATTTTGATCTGGCCTTCTTGTAATATGGATATCTTAGAAGTATGTGCTctgtagtttccacctcccccatcagcataaacataatctttctgaTAAACATAATCTTCCTAGTTTAGTTAAATAGGCTGCTGGGGCAACCACATATTTAATGCTTGGCTGACATTTAAAATTTGGGGCTCTAGAGAGGTCTGCTTGATTATCGATTACACATCTTCAAATGACGTGTACATTTTGGTTCAGAttcttttttcattctttttgttttaattgacaGATCTTAAAAATGAGCTATAACAAAGTCAAAGTTATTCAAGCAGATACTTTTCACGGCCTCACAAGTTTGGTACGCTTACACATGGATCATAATCAAATCGAATTTGTAAGCCCAAAAGCTTTCTATGGTCTTACGTCACTGAGGCTGGTCCACTTGGAAGGAAATGTACTTAAACAACTTCACCCCGACACTTTTGTCACCTTACGCTACATCCAGATATTCAAAACATCTTCCGTAAAGCATGTCTACTTGTCTGACAACTTCCTTacttcactgccacaagatattTTCTCTTACATGTCTGAGCTAGAGAGCCTCTACCTTCATGGAAACCCCTGGGCTTGTGATTGTGCACTGAAGTGGTTTGCTGAGTGGGCAGAACATCATCCAGGTATTTAACATTTTTCTCTCTTTGTACTTTTAACATTTTGGAACAATACTGAATAACATACCAACTATTCTAGAGAATATGTGAACATAGAAaattgccttataccaagtcattCCATAAACTCTCCTAGTTCGTTATTGTCTATCCTGGTTAGCGGCAGCACTCCGTGATCTTGGGCAGAGAAGGTTCTTTCCTTCTACCTGAGATTctgtaattggagatgctggggactgaacctggcttTCTTCATGTAAAGCATGGGCTGTACCACTAAGTTGCAAGCCTTTCCCCAGAGACTGGTCTCCTCAACAAGCTTCTGCTCCCCTTCTCAAAAGCGTAGGCAATGCAGTAGAAGCTGAGGAAGTCACACTGTATGGATGGTACAGTGCCACACAAATCCTCTGTGAGATCTAACCAATAGTTTTGTATTAAACCAGAACACTTTTGCTTCTTTAATTTATGAAAACAGCAGAGTTTACTTGATTTATGAAATGTATTCTTTTCATAAGTAATTGTAACAAGAATATTTTTCGTCACTGCTTCTTAAATAGACAGGGTGACAGATGATTTTGGGCAAAGATGATTCAGAAGTGAAAGATTTTAACACAAGTATCTGGAAACTTTACAGTTCTTACACAGATCTCCCAGGGGGTAGTGTTCTTTGTTTCTCTCTCATGTTTTTCCATAGCTACATAAGAaaaatataacccccccccccaaaaaaaaaaaacctggcatgtGTGAAGAGTCTTGTGTTACTAATTTTGTTGTGGGACAATCCAAACACTGGATGAATTAAGAGAAATCAGACTGAAATCAAACACTTTCTCAGAAAATTTGTCTTAAAAGTGTTTACCAGAGGTTTTTTAAATATGAAGATAGCTGCGCCACTGGCCTGACCCTATGATATCAGTTCTTATAAGAAAATCTTGTATGTAAGCTTTGTTATGGAGcacaatatttttttcctgatggACTTGTGATACCAGGTAGAAAAATACAATCCCTATCAAAGCTATTTGCTATGAGAAAAATTCATCTCAGCAGCCGAACTTCTGAACTGGTTCCAGTTTCTCCCAGCAATGACTTATTCATGACCAAATACCTGTTTACTTTTGAGGATTTGCTATGACAGCATAGTCTCAGAGTTTGTGAACTTCAGGGACACAATCTCAGGACTAAAGACAGAACATCTCTCTCCTTTTACATTAGAGAATAGTCTAATGCATATGCAAAAGCATCAATGAATGTTtgagtggagagccagcgtggtatagtggttaagagcggtagtttggagcgttGGACAATTGCACTGTAACTAGCCCAGTTAAAGTCAAAGAGGTCATAAGGGGGAGGGGATTACATTGTGGTTTCCAGATGGATGTACTCAGAAAATTCATTCAATCAATTATATATTCACACTAGCGGTGTTTAAAATTTACAGTGAATGCTTGTACAATCTGTACAGTATATGCTTTATTTTTTCCTTAGAAATGCATCAAGTAATTCTCATGTTCCAGTCAACACATgttcagctgaatgtgtgattcaacccccacatttatccaggaatCGACCCCCAGTTTTATGTGTAAAGTGAACATGtgttggttctttcttacaaaccAGTGTACACTcaggatgtacatgcattcactgtaacttgtgaacagggttaTAATTATTCAGTAGAGACTTAGGTTATGAACTGGAACATCTTAGAAGGTAAGGACCAGACATGATGCAAGGCTGGAGGTCAGAGGTCAAAATGAAATATGGGTAACTGAGCAATAAGATGGACTACATCTGTCCTTCCTGAGCCTGTCTTCTTCCTAAGACTTGTTTCAAGGATCCTTTGACTTTAATGCTTTTTCCTCAAGCCCCGACCTCCAGCCCCTTGTCCTGATCCCTGAGAAGAACATTCTGTAACTATAGTGATAAACATTTACAGACAGCAATTTGAATGCTCAGTTGAGGTCTGCCTTATCTCACAGACACAAGAGTGTCTCTTTCAGCAGAACAGAAACTTGCTTTGCTATCAAAATACATTTTTGATTgttttttccctctttctctctagaTGTTGTAAAGTGCAAAAAAGACAAAGGTCCTTCTGGTGTCCTACAATGTCCAATGTGCTCCAGTCCTAGGAATTCCAAAGGCAAACAGTTAGCAGAGATTCAGTCTTCGGATTTTAAATGTGTTAAGCCAACCATTGACCCAGTCTTAAAATTCAAGAACATCACGGTGCCAGATGATGGCGACTTCACTTTAGTCTCCTCTAAGGATTTCATTGCTCCCATAGGATCTATCATGTTAAACATGACAGATCAAGCAGGGAACCAAGCAAGCTTGGTTTGCAGTGTGCAGAAGCCTACGAAGATTCCCCCTGTACAActtgaaaaaaatgaaaacatagTACTTGAAGCATCCCTATCAACATTTCTTGTGTGCAGCATTGACTATGAGCATATTCAGCAACTGTGGAGCATACTGGCCCTGTACAGTGATTCTCCCTTAAAACTGACAAGGGATCTCTTACTGACAAAAGTGCCTTATATCAGTTATAAGTACAAACAGACACAAATAGATTCTGAAAATGAAGACATTTTCACAAATATAGAAGCTGAAATGAGAGCTGAACCTCCTTGGCTGATGCAGGACCATGTGTCGTTGCGATTAGACAGGACAGCAACCACACTCAGCACTTTGCATGTTCAATATTCAATGGACGCTCAAATCACTCTTCCGGTTATTGCTCCTCAAAGAGAAATGCAAAACTGGGCTATGATGTTACGAGTCAACAGTACGAGGACTGAACACACTGTTTTGGCAGGCAGATCTGTGGAACTGGACTGTCAGGCCCTTGGCGATCCTCCTCCTATCATTGAATGGGTTTTACCTGATGGGAGCAAAGTTAGAGCCCCATATGTTAGTGAAGATGGGAGAATTGTGATAGCAAAAACTGGCAAATTTACATTAAGCACAGCCGACAATTTTGACACTGGAGTTTATCACTGTATAGGAACCAATTATGATGAtgctgatgtcctgtcttttaGGATTACCGTGATTGACccttatatggaacacaactatTTAAATGGACGTCAGCTCTCAGCATTTTTAGGTGAAACATTATTCCTTCCGTGCCAGTCTACCGGTGTCCCAGATGCATCTGTTCATTGGGTCTCACCCGAGCATGTGGTTCTTGATCATTCTTCAAAGAACAAGATACTTTTGCACAATGGTACATTAAAAATACAACTAATGAGAGACCGGGATGGTGGCTACTACAAGTGTATAGCAGCCAATCAGTATGGTGTTGATTTTTTGGTTCATCAGGTACTCGTTCAAAAAAATTCAAACAGGTCACAAAAACTAGATAATCACAAAGAGGCTGCTGAAGGCTCCGGCAATGGAGAACTTGATGTTGTGGCCAGAACCCAAAGCCCTCCTTCTGCAGTGCAAACCCACGGTACCAGCCAGGCATCTACTGAAGTTTTGTTTACAAACCGTCCCATCCTAAAGAGCACTAATAATAACTACAGAGAGATTTACAAGCATAACAGAAACAAGATGACCAGACGGCTTCGAGGACACAGAAGACAATTTAGTCCTTCCACTAGGAGAATTGATCCATTGCGTTGGGCAGCATTTTTGGAAAAAACAAAGAATACTACACTGCCACGAAAACAAGAAAATGCCACGATGAAGCCAACAGTGAAAGTCCTTCTGTCCTCAAAGATTTCTGCAAATGAAatggaaatgtctggagatattcCTCCAGAGGAAGAATTTCTGATACTAGTGACTAAAAGGCCTGCAATGTACACACTGGGAGAAGCAGCAGGAAATGTAGTGACAGCAGAACTTGGAAGCATACCGAGTAATTTTCACTCTGAGGCAGGATTTGGCATTGCCACAGAAGCCATAACTCCATTTGGCAGCCTGATGGTTGCTCATACTGAGGGGTCAAAGAACGAGGATTCATATACAGAACTTAAGCCTGAAATTATCAGGGGAGCTTTGGAGGCATTTCAACCACCACCTACTAGTATGGAATCATCGAGTCCACCCTCTTTCTTGCTTAGTAGTACAGCAGATTCACTGAacgctttcccttctgggaaaaacGATTTGCATTTAAAAACGACACCAACAGTAACACCAGCCATGCAGGTTGCTAAGAGTGCCAGCCTTGTATCTTCCCATGGAGTTACTAAAAAGCCTAATTTATTTGTAGAAGCCACTGATAAAACACCAAGAAAATCAAATCATCAGCTGCCTGTAATGACAGTACGTGCACCAGATGATGTATTTGGACATATTTATGTTTATAGTACACAAAAAATAACAACACCTCAACTACCTGCAGGCACGACCATTATTGCTCATCAGCAGATTAAGATAGTTAGGGATACCACGCCTCGTGTTCCACTCTCCAGACGATATGGCAGACGAAAGAAAATCTCAGCTAGAAGACGAATAGTTATACCTGATCGTATTCCCAATGGTGTAGGACGTAGATTTGCTTTCGTTAGACCAAGAATTGCTAAGGAAAGCACAGCACTGCCTCCTCTTGTAGAAATGGCTGTTCCTACCTTGACTCCATGGAACAAATCTCTTGAACACATTACTGTCCAACCACCTATTTCCACTTTATTCACAGTGTATCATCCTGAAACAACAACTGTAAATCCAATCTTGACACACTCTTCCAGTCCAGGAAATAAACCAGTCACAGCTGAAGAACATATAGCTTCAACAGCAATTCCTTTCTATCCTGAAAGTACCCGAATTGTACCACAAAGGCAAGTAAAAACTTATACTCCATCACAGACAGTTACTGATACATATCCATCACTTAGCAGTAGTCTGCCAGCAGAGACAATCTACACCCCTAGTTCTGCCATGGAAATTAAATCTACCACGGGCAGTCCTTTACTTTCGGGCATTAAATCAGTTCATCCCACTCCTAGAACACACTTGTCTCCCAGGGTTTCAACAGAGAAAATTTCTTGGCGGGTTGTAAATTCCTTTGGAAGCAACGGTTTTCAACAAGAACTACTGAAAAAGCAACCTAGACTGCAGACAGGTGAAGACCGTGACGCATATTTCCAAATTACAGGACCAACACCAACAATAACAGTTTTGCCTGTACATGTAACTGCTGTTTCAAAACAGGAGAACCAAACAGATAGACTCAGAAACCTGATTGACCCCATAAGTGAAAACACTGTGCTTGAAGGACAACCCCTCAGCATTACAGAACTACCATCTTCAGCCTCTGTTTCCAATCTTGCAGTGCCTCTAAGCAAGGGCATTCACAGCACAAGCATCAAGGCAGTTCTGACTCCATCTACCCCTGTTCACTCTAAAGCAAAAGTTTCCAGAATCAAGGTGTTGAGGCCAGGAAGGAGAAGAACTCAAAGGAGGAAGAGGCCTTTAAGAAGGTTTATGCACTCACCCAAAACCATTACTGTCAATACTGGAGTTGCTGCTGCTCCGTCCAAAGGAACTGTGGCTTTGCTTCACTTAGCAGCAGATAAAAAGGTAACAGAGTCTACTTCCCCCATATCCACTGAACTGCTTTCTCGATACACTGGTACAGACACAATAGCAACTACGCCTCAACCACCAGTTTTTCGCACAACCGGTATAATCAGAGGTACATCCACAATCACTCCTCAGCTATTAACAAGGAATACCACCACTGAAAATTCTCTCTCTACTAAGCTACCGGCGTATAATGGGCCTTCTCAAAAACCTGCCACTGCAATCCCACTCACAGTATCATCCTTGAATATTTCAGGCATGACCACAGTACCACCAGCCACATCCTTGTTAACACCAGCATCAGTGTCAACCAAACCTATGCACGCTGTGTCAGTAGCAGATAAGGAATCATAccagaatgtggaaagaaaacCTGCTAACGAAAATCCCACAACCGAAGCAGCCCTTCCTGCTAAAGCTGAGCTGAGCATCAAAACTCCTACTGTTGCAGGATTTCCTACCACGCAGCAACCAAGTCAGTTGACTTCCCAAACATTAGTCACACCTGTAACACAAACCACAGCATCTCCCAGGTGGGGGGAAAAGTTCTGGCATGCACCATCTCCTAAAACTGCATCAAGTGGCAAAACTTTCCTGGTCAACTCCTTGACCGTGTTGAACTCTCCACAGAGCTTTACTCAGCATACTCCCAtgtgggagaaaaagaaaaacagttacCTTAGAGGttggtctgagaagacaacagACCTGGAAACCACAACCACCAATCTGGTTGCCCTAGAACATTTCCATCACACCAGGCTAGCCAAACCCAGGATAATTGGGGGGAAACTTGCGGCATTTACTGTCCTGGCGAATTCTGATGCCTTTATCCCTTGTGAAGCAATTGGTAACCCTCGGCCAACAATACGCTGGACCAAAATATCATCAGGTAAACTTCCTAAGTTTATGTTAAACAGTGTAGTGGATATGGTGTCAGATTAGGGCCTTGGATACCCCCAGGTTCAAATTTTTGCTCTACCACGGAAGCTTGTAGGGTACCTTGGGacagacactctcagcctaacttacctctcagggtggttgctgtgaggatcaaATGCAAGTAGTGGAAAATGCTGtaaagtaacagctgacttagagtgaccctgtagagttttaaaggcaagagataaatAGAGGtgatttgcaattgcctgcctctgcatagcaaccctggacttccttggtggtctcccatccaaggattaaccagggctgaccctgcttagcttcttgagCTCAGATGTGGTCAGGCTAGtcagggccattcaggtcagggctattaTGTATGAAGGgataacaatgttgtaagctgctttgggtctccattgggggaaAGTGGAGTATAGTTGTCTAAATAAAAGCAACGAGGCATCTGTGTTTGATCACTGGCATAAAACTGGGTTGTGAGGATATCTGAGAATGTGGCTCTGACAAAATTTATTGATGACAAAATAATAGGCTTATAccgggatgtcgaactcatttgtgaggagggccggatataacataaatgcctCTTGGTCAGGCCGAAGATGcgtaatacatacatacatacatacatacatacataaaataaaatgccaggtactggagatacaaattgGGTGTGCCAGGCCCCAAGGGCCCTCACTGTGCATGGGAAGCTACGGgggggggatggcagggagggtGTGCGAGCCCCAAGAGGCATCGCTGTGCCTGAaaagggtggcgggggggggggggatggctgggGAAGCGAAACTGGGTTTCCAGCCACAGCCCGAGAAAACTGGAGGCAGCACCCGGGAAAGTGAGGCGGGGGCGGCAGGGAGGGCGCGCTGGGCCCCGCGGGGCTGAGCATTGCTCGGGAAGGGGCGGCGGGGAGGCAGCGCTGGGGAAAGTGCGGGGGCGCAGGGCGGGGGGCATGGGCCTCGTCTCATGGGCTGGACAACAGCCctccaggggctggatctggcccgtgggccgcctgtctgacacccctgggctaaacACTGCAAAATTTTGAATGGTTTCAAATTCAGTAGGATATAGACATCCAGAAGGATAATTCTGTGATAGGATCATGGTATCTAGGGTGGCAAAGCACAACACCCAAAGTCAGAGTTCTTCTATTTGACTATGGGAATAGAGAAACTGCTGAGAAATTCCAGCACTCCCTGATT
This window of the Euleptes europaea isolate rEulEur1 chromosome 5, rEulEur1.hap1, whole genome shotgun sequence genome carries:
- the LOC130478237 gene encoding immunoglobulin superfamily member 10-like translates to MLHSNQIHTIHDRTFSDLHSLQILKMSYNKVKVIQADTFHGLTSLVRLHMDHNQIEFVSPKAFYGLTSLRLVHLEGNVLKQLHPDTFVTLRYIQIFKTSSVKHVYLSDNFLTSLPQDIFSYMSELESLYLHGNPWACDCALKWFAEWAEHHPDVVKCKKDKGPSGVLQCPMCSSPRNSKGKQLAEIQSSDFKCVKPTIDPVLKFKNITVPDDGDFTLVSSKDFIAPIGSIMLNMTDQAGNQASLVCSVQKPTKIPPVQLEKNENIVLEASLSTFLVCSIDYEHIQQLWSILALYSDSPLKLTRDLLLTKVPYISYKYKQTQIDSENEDIFTNIEAEMRAEPPWLMQDHVSLRLDRTATTLSTLHVQYSMDAQITLPVIAPQREMQNWAMMLRVNSTRTEHTVLAGRSVELDCQALGDPPPIIEWVLPDGSKVRAPYVSEDGRIVIAKTGKFTLSTADNFDTGVYHCIGTNYDDADVLSFRITVIDPYMEHNYLNGRQLSAFLGETLFLPCQSTGVPDASVHWVSPEHVVLDHSSKNKILLHNGTLKIQLMRDRDGGYYKCIAANQYGVDFLVHQVLVQKNSNRSQKLDNHKEAAEGSGNGELDVVARTQSPPSAVQTHGTSQASTEVLFTNRPILKSTNNNYREIYKHNRNKMTRRLRGHRRQFSPSTRRIDPLRWAAFLEKTKNTTLPRKQENATMKPTVKVLLSSKISANEMEMSGDIPPEEEFLILVTKRPAMYTLGEAAGNVVTAELGSIPSNFHSEAGFGIATEAITPFGSLMVAHTEGSKNEDSYTELKPEIIRGALEAFQPPPTSMESSSPPSFLLSSTADSLNAFPSGKNDLHLKTTPTVTPAMQVAKSASLVSSHGVTKKPNLFVEATDKTPRKSNHQLPVMTVRAPDDVFGHIYVYSTQKITTPQLPAGTTIIAHQQIKIVRDTTPRVPLSRRYGRRKKISARRRIVIPDRIPNGVGRRFAFVRPRIAKESTALPPLVEMAVPTLTPWNKSLEHITVQPPISTLFTVYHPETTTVNPILTHSSSPGNKPVTAEEHIASTAIPFYPESTRIVPQRQVKTYTPSQTVTDTYPSLSSSLPAETIYTPSSAMEIKSTTGSPLLSGIKSVHPTPRTHLSPRVSTEKISWRVVNSFGSNGFQQELLKKQPRLQTGEDRDAYFQITGPTPTITVLPVHVTAVSKQENQTDRLRNLIDPISENTVLEGQPLSITELPSSASVSNLAVPLSKGIHSTSIKAVLTPSTPVHSKAKVSRIKVLRPGRRRTQRRKRPLRRFMHSPKTITVNTGVAAAPSKGTVALLHLAADKKVTESTSPISTELLSRYTGTDTIATTPQPPVFRTTGIIRGTSTITPQLLTRNTTTENSLSTKLPAYNGPSQKPATAIPLTVSSLNISGMTTVPPATSLLTPASVSTKPMHAVSVADKESYQNVERKPANENPTTEAALPAKAELSIKTPTVAGFPTTQQPSQLTSQTLVTPVTQTTASPRWGEKFWHAPSPKTASSGKTFLVNSLTVLNSPQSFTQHTPMWEKKKNSYLRGWSEKTTDLETTTTNLVALEHFHHTRLAKPRIIGGKLAAFTVLANSDAFIPCEAIGNPRPTIRWTKISSGAEALKQKHDNRFEVLPNGTLSIENVNIQDRGQYLCVAANQHGSDKLLVTLSVVAYQPRILGGRSKIITVHPNKPVFLKCTAEGHPTPIISWILANKTYISQSSVGNEAAFVQADGTLMIKKVSMYDRGVYTCTASNPAGSDSVVIRLQVIAAPPIILEEKRQHIVGSVGESLKLPCTAKGSPHPNVHWVLFDGTAVKPLQYINGKLFLFPNGTLYLKNIATSDKGKYECIATSSTGSERRVVILQVEHSDTIPRIADASQRMTQLNFGDRLLLNCSAMGEPKPRIIWRLPSKAVVDQWHR